A stretch of the Actinomyces qiguomingii genome encodes the following:
- a CDS encoding oligosaccharide repeat unit polymerase: MFKIKTKFIVVAALSLATVLSALMPQPADAAYGDSIKDYVQFYSYYQALLSRNGGSDASTSDSCISNNMRSVFIGDQNKAPSQGESDGSEWPSRTLFGTQHQHYTWFGTNKYTDTYVWPRNKMTCANIMKNMIDLRSTASNKYADFLRKMNGEYVQCLGAGTWGIFKQDAIKACTGVTADGADRQANFTKAVAALNGGREPALSNEMKYYAYLTALNTSKICITQRIAESDRATYAAHIGTGKPVPTSDYSSFSSKLGVTLSGDSSLYFYDIPFYSSATSPKETALFAVVSTTDTLSSATFSGTTTPIYSSASMAHINSMWSGPGGTVDCADMAKALATDDSLASAWRNWIEKHPNDVLKPGEGTTTDATKNIDLDAANDAEAGEKTCNIDGIGWIVCPVVNFLAGIADDAKGYLNNWLEFPATYLGNGAEGSVESYWRIMRDYANVLLVIAFLVIIYSQLTGFGLSNYGIKSMLPKLVICVLLINVSFYICGALVDVSNLVGSAAFNFISAATSGEGNGGYWSSGADGAGGAFTVLAASILSATAVAWFAVGAISTGLIAIVLIALTTVVLLGARQAIIIMLIVVSPLAFAAMLLPNTEGLFKKWWQIFKTMLFLYPTIGVLYGAARLASNMINSVHTTSEDGMMWTVQIIGAVLSFLPLLLVPTVIKKAMDVGNISNMVGRLQGSANKYLGGKARERAERGNIAQLRKFRAEKAELRRGLIRGGAYTGRGGKWNYRNWLSAGNRRFNASRWSGDFGNRRAMAGSYAEDADFQEQMKMANASVRDMGLSNDDLFELGSTGKIGDKQYSHYQQLAALEQVGGLLTASQAHKLANLSSSVEEDGYGYVATDDAKTMREKAAVRKYMDAAATKSGKAASISGSVRGDIVSGGRDVDENGRVLRYDDNHTANSYIKGRMSATDLAGMDADELRFLREYADEDAMKVLQSKRDTVMASDRLRETVKEKLQGELDLIPPTNQAQRGAATGNSDSDSEQMVRLHGGTFDQSNSGLYIPRDRR, encoded by the coding sequence AGTACTTCCGACAGTTGCATCAGCAACAATATGCGCAGTGTCTTCATCGGCGACCAAAACAAGGCACCGAGCCAGGGCGAGAGTGATGGATCTGAGTGGCCGAGCCGGACACTGTTTGGCACGCAACACCAGCACTACACGTGGTTTGGCACCAACAAATACACCGACACTTACGTCTGGCCGCGAAACAAGATGACCTGCGCCAACATCATGAAGAACATGATCGACCTGCGCAGCACCGCCAGCAACAAGTACGCGGACTTCCTCCGCAAGATGAATGGCGAGTACGTGCAGTGTCTGGGCGCTGGAACTTGGGGAATATTCAAGCAGGACGCGATCAAAGCATGCACCGGCGTTACCGCTGACGGCGCCGATCGGCAGGCTAACTTCACCAAAGCGGTCGCCGCGCTCAATGGCGGCCGGGAGCCCGCGCTGAGCAACGAGATGAAGTACTACGCCTACCTGACCGCGCTCAACACCTCAAAGATCTGTATCACCCAGCGCATCGCTGAGTCCGATCGCGCCACCTATGCTGCTCACATTGGTACTGGCAAGCCGGTGCCGACATCCGACTACTCGAGTTTCTCCAGTAAGCTTGGCGTGACGCTGTCTGGCGACAGCTCACTCTACTTCTACGATATCCCTTTCTATAGTTCCGCCACCTCGCCTAAGGAGACGGCGTTGTTCGCTGTGGTGTCGACAACCGACACTCTTTCTAGTGCAACCTTCTCGGGTACCACCACGCCGATATATAGCAGCGCGTCGATGGCGCATATCAACTCGATGTGGTCTGGGCCGGGCGGCACAGTGGACTGCGCCGATATGGCCAAGGCCCTGGCCACCGACGACAGTCTGGCCAGCGCGTGGCGCAACTGGATTGAAAAACACCCAAACGATGTTCTCAAGCCTGGAGAGGGCACCACAACAGACGCTACCAAGAACATAGACCTTGATGCTGCCAACGACGCCGAAGCTGGCGAAAAGACCTGCAACATTGATGGCATCGGGTGGATCGTCTGTCCGGTGGTGAACTTCCTGGCTGGCATCGCTGACGATGCCAAGGGCTACCTCAACAACTGGCTTGAGTTCCCGGCTACCTACCTTGGTAATGGCGCCGAAGGATCAGTAGAGTCATACTGGCGCATAATGCGCGACTACGCCAACGTCTTGCTAGTCATCGCGTTCTTGGTGATTATCTATTCGCAGCTGACCGGTTTTGGCTTAAGTAACTACGGTATCAAGTCGATGCTGCCGAAGTTGGTGATTTGCGTGTTGTTGATTAATGTTTCGTTCTATATATGTGGAGCGCTGGTTGACGTCTCTAACCTCGTCGGGTCTGCGGCGTTCAACTTCATCAGCGCGGCGACGTCTGGCGAAGGTAACGGAGGCTACTGGAGTAGTGGCGCCGATGGTGCGGGTGGCGCGTTTACGGTGCTGGCTGCCTCCATCTTGAGCGCCACGGCTGTGGCTTGGTTCGCGGTTGGTGCGATCAGTACCGGGCTGATCGCTATCGTGCTGATCGCCCTGACGACTGTGGTGCTGTTGGGCGCGCGGCAGGCGATCATCATTATGCTGATCGTGGTTTCGCCACTGGCCTTCGCGGCGATGCTGCTACCAAACACCGAGGGGCTGTTCAAGAAGTGGTGGCAGATCTTCAAGACGATGCTGTTCCTGTATCCAACGATCGGAGTCCTGTACGGAGCGGCGAGGCTGGCGTCCAATATGATCAACTCCGTGCATACGACATCAGAGGACGGTATGATGTGGACCGTACAGATCATTGGCGCGGTGCTGAGCTTCTTACCGCTACTGTTGGTACCGACGGTGATCAAGAAAGCCATGGACGTGGGCAACATCAGCAATATGGTCGGCCGGCTACAAGGCAGCGCCAACAAGTACCTCGGTGGCAAGGCGCGGGAGCGCGCAGAGAGAGGCAACATTGCGCAACTGCGCAAGTTCCGCGCCGAGAAGGCGGAGCTACGGCGTGGCCTGATTCGGGGAGGTGCATACACCGGCCGCGGCGGTAAATGGAACTACCGAAATTGGCTTTCTGCGGGGAATCGGAGGTTCAATGCCAGTAGGTGGTCGGGTGATTTCGGGAATCGTCGAGCAATGGCTGGCTCCTACGCTGAAGACGCAGACTTCCAGGAGCAGATGAAGATGGCTAACGCATCCGTTAGAGATATGGGGTTGTCGAATGATGATCTGTTTGAGCTGGGTAGTACTGGAAAGATTGGCGATAAGCAGTATTCACATTACCAGCAACTGGCGGCGCTTGAGCAAGTTGGCGGTCTGTTGACGGCTAGTCAGGCACACAAATTGGCCAACTTAAGTTCTTCAGTCGAGGAGGACGGGTATGGTTATGTTGCGACTGATGATGCTAAGACTATGCGCGAGAAAGCCGCAGTCCGTAAATATATGGATGCCGCAGCCACGAAGTCTGGCAAGGCCGCATCTATTTCTGGCTCAGTCCGTGGCGATATAGTTTCTGGTGGTCGTGACGTCGATGAGAATGGCAGAGTCTTGCGGTACGACGACAACCACACCGCAAATAGCTACATAAAAGGTAGGATGAGCGCGACTGATCTAGCAGGGATGGATGCTGATGAACTTAGGTTCCTGCGAGAGTATGCTGACGAAGATGCGATGAAGGTACTTCAGAGTAAACGCGACACGGTAATGGCGTCCGACAGGCTCAGAGAGACGGTCAAAGAAAAGCTTCAAGGCGAACTTGATCTGATTCCACCGACAAACCAAGCCCAACGCGGCGCAGCCACTGGCAATTCAGATTCGGATTCAGAGCAAATGGTCCGGCTCCATGGCGGCACCTTCGATCAGTCTAACTCTGGGCTGTATATTCCGCGCGATCGGCGCTAG
- a CDS encoding DUF6907 domain-containing protein: MGTSLDARYLKVYRLMSIIDGHGEALAMGAKPALNLPAISCPEWCTTEHQLQSPDDLLHEATALVVSCVEIHRNKEAGEVTRSPAPTELTVVQYQYHGDTETWVYIGDGFSGLDLSLESARRLATALSAYLNSRT; this comes from the coding sequence ATGGGCACGAGCCTGGACGCCCGCTACTTGAAAGTCTACAGACTTATGAGTATCATCGACGGGCATGGAGAGGCTCTAGCGATGGGAGCGAAGCCAGCCCTAAATCTCCCAGCGATCAGCTGCCCGGAGTGGTGCACCACAGAGCACCAGCTCCAATCACCAGACGACCTCCTTCACGAAGCCACGGCGCTGGTCGTGTCCTGCGTGGAAATCCACCGCAACAAGGAAGCAGGAGAGGTGACTCGCAGCCCTGCGCCCACCGAGCTGACTGTCGTGCAGTACCAGTACCACGGCGATACCGAGACATGGGTCTACATCGGGGATGGGTTCTCTGGCCTGGACTTAAGTCTCGAGAGTGCCCGCAGGCTGGCAACGGCACTGAGCGCCTACCTCAACAGCCGTACATGA
- a CDS encoding helix-turn-helix domain-containing protein, translated as MAVGDLQKTVGRNLRAYRLQRGLSQEAFADLLGVHRTYMGGIERGERNLTLKSLERIAEQIELDPRELMEHRG; from the coding sequence ATGGCTGTTGGGGACCTGCAGAAGACCGTTGGCCGCAACCTGCGTGCCTACCGTCTCCAGCGAGGCCTGAGCCAAGAGGCCTTCGCCGACCTCCTGGGAGTCCACCGCACCTACATGGGCGGCATCGAACGAGGCGAACGCAACCTCACCCTCAAAAGCCTAGAACGCATCGCCGAACAGATCGAGCTCGATCCACGGGAGCTGATGGAGCATCGCGGTTGA
- a CDS encoding ATP-dependent nuclease → MKLVHVDIQRYRSIDEPTQFDVEPDVTALVGKNESGKTAVLQSLYKSDPVDNTTEFVSDFDFPSHKSRELAKGEPIRVTELTYELDEDDIDAVEQKLCLGALKSKRIVIITGFLYDEPEWLVEIDEMELLNTLRDTLDLPSVDKRKVDDASNISELAAALRNLESSIPSADAALKIIDGWPDCDPVLAAIDVLAERRPKFVYFGDYDVMPGKISIPQLIQRRRDNNLTRGQEALLSLLSIAGVDPEDFSSPESHEQLIRQLENASNTISDEVFEYWSQNTELQVQLHILSRPEPAAEPPLDKGPLLQIRVENKRHRVTVPFDERSRGFVWFFSFLAYFSKLEEEATQPLILLLDEPGLSLHATAQHDLLRFVDERLASRHQVIFTTHSPFMIDPHSFQRVRTVVDEVARGTVVSADVLRADSESAFPLHAALGIQLTQTLFVGPNVLLVEGPSDVVFLQYLSDQLTKAGKPGLSEKWVLVPGGGIAKLPAFLALFGANSMKVAVLTDSSAENDKLVNAMRNNGKLYSVGIVEVGNATGAIEADIEDILPSGLYLKLINDAYAGLLADKPLTVDQLPKGDRIVKRVEEAFASRGINNGHINHYSPAGALLRQKSMPKLKNDELAQAERLVSSINSLLDN, encoded by the coding sequence ATGAAATTAGTGCACGTAGACATTCAACGCTATCGGAGCATCGATGAACCGACACAGTTTGACGTTGAGCCCGACGTGACTGCCCTTGTTGGGAAAAACGAGTCTGGCAAGACCGCCGTACTCCAGTCTCTATATAAGAGCGACCCAGTGGACAACACTACAGAGTTTGTGTCGGACTTTGATTTCCCATCCCATAAGTCTCGCGAGTTGGCCAAGGGAGAACCAATCAGAGTGACGGAGCTCACATATGAACTCGACGAGGACGACATTGACGCAGTTGAACAGAAACTTTGTCTAGGGGCGCTTAAAAGCAAGCGCATCGTCATTATAACCGGATTCCTGTATGACGAGCCTGAGTGGTTGGTCGAGATTGATGAGATGGAGTTACTAAACACTCTTCGGGACACTCTCGATTTACCAAGCGTGGATAAGCGAAAAGTCGACGATGCTTCTAATATATCGGAGCTAGCCGCAGCCCTCAGGAATCTAGAGTCATCGATCCCCTCGGCAGATGCCGCACTTAAGATAATTGACGGATGGCCGGACTGCGACCCCGTTCTCGCGGCGATAGATGTGCTTGCAGAACGGCGACCTAAATTCGTGTACTTCGGCGACTACGACGTGATGCCGGGAAAAATCTCCATACCTCAATTGATACAGCGTCGTAGAGACAATAATCTTACCCGAGGGCAAGAAGCGCTGCTATCTCTTCTGTCGATCGCTGGAGTCGACCCTGAGGATTTCAGCTCGCCCGAGAGTCACGAACAATTGATCAGACAATTAGAGAACGCATCGAACACGATCAGTGACGAAGTGTTCGAATATTGGAGCCAAAATACAGAGCTCCAGGTACAGCTGCATATCCTCTCGCGACCTGAGCCAGCCGCGGAACCGCCCCTCGATAAAGGGCCGCTCCTGCAGATCCGTGTAGAAAACAAACGTCATCGCGTCACAGTTCCGTTCGACGAACGCTCTCGCGGCTTCGTCTGGTTCTTCTCGTTCTTGGCATACTTCTCGAAGCTCGAAGAAGAGGCGACGCAACCACTTATCCTCCTGCTTGACGAGCCTGGACTAAGCCTTCATGCCACCGCCCAGCATGATTTGCTACGGTTTGTCGATGAGCGGCTGGCGTCCCGACACCAGGTGATCTTTACCACGCACTCTCCGTTTATGATCGACCCACATAGTTTCCAACGAGTCCGCACTGTCGTTGACGAAGTTGCGAGAGGTACAGTAGTTTCTGCTGATGTACTAAGAGCCGACTCCGAATCAGCATTTCCACTACACGCCGCCCTTGGTATTCAGCTAACGCAGACGCTTTTCGTAGGCCCAAACGTTCTTCTGGTTGAGGGTCCGTCTGACGTGGTCTTTCTTCAGTACCTTTCCGACCAGCTCACCAAAGCGGGGAAGCCCGGACTGAGCGAAAAATGGGTACTAGTGCCTGGAGGGGGCATAGCTAAGCTCCCTGCATTTTTGGCACTCTTCGGAGCTAACTCAATGAAAGTCGCCGTGCTCACCGACTCATCCGCAGAGAACGATAAGCTGGTTAATGCGATGCGCAACAACGGTAAGCTATATTCGGTTGGAATCGTGGAAGTTGGCAACGCGACCGGGGCGATAGAAGCCGATATTGAAGATATCCTTCCCTCGGGGCTCTATCTGAAGCTCATCAATGATGCGTATGCAGGATTGCTTGCAGACAAACCTCTGACGGTCGATCAGCTACCTAAGGGCGACCGCATCGTGAAGCGAGTGGAAGAAGCGTTTGCCAGCCGCGGTATTAATAACGGACATATCAACCACTATTCACCCGCCGGAGCGCTTTTGAGGCAGAAAAGTATGCCGAAGTTGAAAAATGATGAGTTGGCACAGGCTGAGAGGCTGGTGAGCAGCATCAACTCGCTGCTCGACAACTAG
- a CDS encoding helix-turn-helix domain-containing protein: protein MLDTNNWAPLLRYLGQLREPDEEGEQDRLIEPLSNQDSNDADATISSTSPVRQVTHAKYGPLPAQTRDAILQQAGSGLGASEVAMRYGVHEGTVRAIWRKPNKRERTRGLHRFTEEDRQRALELRAEGKTFIEIGLELGFERTTVRKHLRES, encoded by the coding sequence ATGCTCGACACTAACAACTGGGCTCCCCTGTTACGGTACCTGGGGCAGCTTCGGGAGCCGGACGAGGAGGGCGAACAAGACCGCCTGATCGAACCTCTAAGCAACCAGGACTCCAACGACGCAGACGCCACCATCTCGTCTACCAGTCCCGTCCGCCAAGTCACCCACGCGAAGTACGGCCCTCTACCCGCCCAGACACGTGACGCCATCCTCCAGCAAGCAGGCAGCGGCCTCGGCGCTTCGGAGGTGGCTATGCGGTACGGCGTTCACGAGGGCACTGTGCGTGCCATCTGGCGCAAGCCGAACAAGCGGGAGCGCACAAGAGGCCTGCATCGCTTCACCGAGGAAGACCGGCAGCGGGCTCTGGAGCTACGCGCCGAGGGCAAAACCTTCATCGAGATAGGCCTGGAGCTGGGCTTCGAGCGAACCACGGTGCGGAAGCACCTAAGAGAGAGCTAG